The proteins below come from a single Zea mays cultivar B73 chromosome 8, Zm-B73-REFERENCE-NAM-5.0, whole genome shotgun sequence genomic window:
- the LOC103635396 gene encoding PLASMODESMATA CALLOSE-BINDING PROTEIN 2 isoform X1, with product MPLRPVHGFASLLVIFACHCHGGGSEQGADVAAERLERDVTSPLATVPVVDPTAAAAATTTQSPATGGSWCVASPSASATALRVALDYACGQGGADCSAIQQGGSCFSPDTVRDHASYAFNSYYQKNPVQTSCDFGGTAALTTADPSKLSSTRRGRDHQGTSTCQYPSTSTGASVLNTSTPLTPTNGSPPGPGYGSSPPAGYANSPPLYGNMSPPDYGDNISAAARALPGRKTTATAAVASLATTCLLTAALSLTVSG from the exons ATGCCTCTGAGGCCAGTTCATGGCTTTGCGTCTCTTCTTGTCATCTTCGCCTGCCACTGCCATG GGGGAGGAAGCGAGCAGGGAGCGGACGTGGCGGCAGAGCGGCTGGAGCGCGACGTGACGTCGCCCCTGGCCACGGTCCCGGTGGTGGacccgacggcggcggcggcggcgacgacgacgcagTCGCCGGCCACCGGCGGGAGCTGGTGCGTGGCGAGCCCCAGCGCGAGCGCGACGGCGCTGCGGGTGGCGCTGGACTACGCGTGCGGGCAGGGCGGCGCGGACTGCTCCGCGATCCAGCAGGGCGGGAGCTGCTTCAGCCCGGACACCGTCCGCGACCACGCGTCCTACGCCTTCAACAGCTACTACCAGAAGAACCCCGTGCAGACCAGCTGCGACTTTGGCGGCACCGCCGCCCTCACCACCGCAGACCCAAGTAAGCTCTCCTCCACACGTCGAGGTCGAGACCATCAAG GCACTTCGACGTGCCAGTATCCATCAACGAG CACCGGCGCTTCGGTCCTGAACACGTCGACTCCGCTGACGCCAACGAACGGGTCTCCGCCCGGCCCCGGGTACGGGAGCTCTCCGCCGGCCGGATACGCCAACTCTCCTCCGCTGTACGGGAACATGTCGCCGCCGGACTACGGCGACAACATCAGCGCCGCAGCGAGGGCGCTGCCCGGCCGCAAGACGACGGCGACGGCGGCCGTCGCGTCGCTGGCGACGACGTGCCTACTGACCGCGGCACTGTCACTGACGGTGAGCGGCTGA
- the LOC103635396 gene encoding PLASMODESMATA CALLOSE-BINDING PROTEIN 2 isoform X2, with amino-acid sequence MPLRPVHGFASLLVIFACHCHGGGSEQGADVAAERLERDVTSPLATVPVVDPTAAAAATTTQSPATGGSWCVASPSASATALRVALDYACGQGGADCSAIQQGGSCFSPDTVRDHASYAFNSYYQKNPVQTSCDFGGTAALTTADPSTSTCQYPSTSTGASVLNTSTPLTPTNGSPPGPGYGSSPPAGYANSPPLYGNMSPPDYGDNISAAARALPGRKTTATAAVASLATTCLLTAALSLTVSG; translated from the exons ATGCCTCTGAGGCCAGTTCATGGCTTTGCGTCTCTTCTTGTCATCTTCGCCTGCCACTGCCATG GGGGAGGAAGCGAGCAGGGAGCGGACGTGGCGGCAGAGCGGCTGGAGCGCGACGTGACGTCGCCCCTGGCCACGGTCCCGGTGGTGGacccgacggcggcggcggcggcgacgacgacgcagTCGCCGGCCACCGGCGGGAGCTGGTGCGTGGCGAGCCCCAGCGCGAGCGCGACGGCGCTGCGGGTGGCGCTGGACTACGCGTGCGGGCAGGGCGGCGCGGACTGCTCCGCGATCCAGCAGGGCGGGAGCTGCTTCAGCCCGGACACCGTCCGCGACCACGCGTCCTACGCCTTCAACAGCTACTACCAGAAGAACCCCGTGCAGACCAGCTGCGACTTTGGCGGCACCGCCGCCCTCACCACCGCAGACCCAA GCACTTCGACGTGCCAGTATCCATCAACGAG CACCGGCGCTTCGGTCCTGAACACGTCGACTCCGCTGACGCCAACGAACGGGTCTCCGCCCGGCCCCGGGTACGGGAGCTCTCCGCCGGCCGGATACGCCAACTCTCCTCCGCTGTACGGGAACATGTCGCCGCCGGACTACGGCGACAACATCAGCGCCGCAGCGAGGGCGCTGCCCGGCCGCAAGACGACGGCGACGGCGGCCGTCGCGTCGCTGGCGACGACGTGCCTACTGACCGCGGCACTGTCACTGACGGTGAGCGGCTGA